In Aspergillus nidulans FGSC A4 chromosome II, a single window of DNA contains:
- a CDS encoding protein CYP653A1 (transcript_id=CADANIAT00004226): MSPMVLCTSLLVLLAWLLSKSPTDTTPVNVPTVTLGRFVPCFVDRLLFCAKGPFLIYDGYKKSVCGDYTNILSDSFLPAQTVVKKLTPALGRIVPDVIDELKHAFDVEVPECYDKWVTVTIYSMILKLINRSTSRIIVGDSLCRSEDWLNTVLDYTYNLGTIIFLLRPLPRFLRPLVAGLLPQVRHARKILDHVKNDIIVPMILERRQKEANDSNYRKPDDFMQWMMDTADNDYDKQPGNIAQGLMIIMALAVIHTSTITITQSLYDLLIRPEYVQPLRQEIIDTLKHGWANATRADFATQVRLDSFLRESQRLNPTHEVNVQRIAKETLVFKDGFVVPKGTHICFAAGPLSRDPELIDDPETFDGFRWCKDRQYNKKGHNNSLVALSKLNLHFGYGRQACPGRFFAENTSKAILSRLLVEYDLKFPEGKEGRRPWNIRNGEQIVPNVYTKVLIRKRLVNL; this comes from the exons ATGTCCCCCATGGTCCTTTGCACTTCGTTGCTGGTCTTGCTTGCCTGGCTTCTCTCGAAGTCTCCCACTGACACCACCCCTGTTAATGTTCCTACTGTGACGCTCGGTCGTTTTGTCCCTTGTTTTGTTGACCGTCTGCTGTTCTGCGCCAAGGGACCGTTTCTCATATACGATGGCTATAAGAAG AGCGTTTGTGGCGACTATACCAATATCCTAAGTGATAGTTTTCTGCCCGCACAAActgttgtgaagaagctgacTCCAGCACTCG GTCGAATTGTCCCTGATGTCATTGACGAGCTCAAGCATGCCTTCGATGTCGAGGTGCCTGAGTGCTACG ACAAATGGGTAACTGTCACCATTTATTCTATGATCCTCAAATTGATCAACCGTTCCACCTCGCGTATCATTGTCGGTGACTCCCTTTGCCGTAGCGAAGACTGGCTCAATACTGTGCTAGACTACACATATAATTTGGGCACAatcatctttcttctccgtcCGCTGCCTCGTTTTCTTCGCCCCTTGGTTGCAGGTCTTCTTCCCCAAGTCCGCCACGCAAGAAAGATCCTTGATCACGTCAAGAATGATATCATCGTCCCTATGATCCTTGAGCGCCGTCAAAAAGAAGCCAACGATTCCAACTACCGGAAGCCGGACGATTTCATGCAGTGGATGATGGATACTGCAGACAATGACTATGATAAGCAGCCTGGAAACATCGCACAAGGTCTCATGATTATCATGGCTCTTGCTGTTATCCACACCTCAACTATCACCATCACGCAAAGTCTCTACGATCTTCTCATTCGTCCCGAATACGTCCAGCCCCTTCGTCAAGAGATCATCGATACACTCAAGCATGGATGGGCAAACGCTACCAGGGCAGACTTTGCTACTCAGGTCCGCCTCGATAGCTTTCTTCGCGAGTCTCAGCGCCTCAACCCTACCCATGAAGTCAacgtccagcgcatcgccAAAGAAACTCTCGTCTTTAAAGATGGATTCGTTGTTCCCAAGGGCACGCACATCTGTTTCGCAGCTGGGCCCCTTTCTCGCGATCCAGAGCTCATCGATGACCCCGAAACCTTTGACGGTTTCCGCTGGTGCAAGGATAGACAGTACAACAAGAAAGGTCACAACAACAGCCTTGTCGCCCTCAGCAAGCTGAACCTGCACTTTGGATATGGACGTCAGGCCTGCCCCGGTCGATTCTTTGCTGAAAACACATCCAAGGCGATCCTCAGCCGTCTTCTTGTCGAGTACGATCTCAAGTTCCCAGAGGGTAAGGAGGGAAGGAGGCCTTGGAACATCCGCAATGGGGAGCAGATTGTGCCGAACGTCTATACCAAGGTGCTGATCAGGAAGCGCCTGGTCAATCTCTGA
- a CDS encoding uncharacterized protein (transcript_id=CADANIAT00004227): MAPLPSIPTFDNLTLDPNGPPGNAWGLFGPNNELGMLNLLTPEVVKRAASEEIREGVRISLDLPLNRLSHPSFNRKPFIQELVNKAPRIVNDDILTFNTQSSTQWDGFRHYGNQTHGCYFNGHSLDELRESRVIGIDAWSNSGGIVGRGILIDYATWAQRNSIALTPFQTSTIPLSSIQQIIHETSLTPRPGDILFIRTGFTEAYNKLTPDEEAAIAARPTPNFAGVENGKNTLRWLWENQFAAIASDSPAFEPAPLFRPEQGVGHEVTLHQWCLSAWGMPIGEYFDLEELAKYCREKGRWSFFLSSIPLKVCYLPFSFYIFFVSYFVLGYVVCCNC; encoded by the exons ATGGCACCCCTGCCTTCTATTCCCACCTTCGACAACCTGACCCTCGACCCCAATGGTCCCCCTGGCAACGCATGGGGTCTATTTGGACCTAATAATGAACTTGGGATGCTTAATTTGCTCACCCCCGAGGTAGTTAAGAGAGCAGCCTCCGAGGAAATCCGCGAGGGGGTCCGAATATCTCTTGATCTTCCTCTAAATCGACTCTCGCATCCGAGCTTCAACCGGAAACCCTTCATCCAAGAGCTGGTTAATAAGGCACCGAGGATTGTCAATGATGATATCTTGACGTTCAATACGCAGTCGAGCACGCAGTGGGATGGGTTTAGGCATTACG GAAACCAGACGCATGGGTGTTACTTTAATGGCCATTCGCTGGATGAGCTGAGAGAGTCGAGGGTTATCGGAATTGACG CATGGTCCAACAGCGGCGGCATTGTCGGCCGGGGCATTCTAATTGATTACGCGACCTGGGCGCAGAGAAACTCCATTGCCCTAACGCCCTTCCAAACGTCTACAATCCCCCTCTCATCCATTCAGCAGATAATCCACGAAACCTCCCTAACCCCCCGCCCAGGCgacatcctcttcatccgcaCAGGCTTCACAGAAGCCTACAACAAGCTCACGCcggacgaagaagcagcCATTGCCGCGCGACCAACACCAAACTTTGCGGGCGTCGAGAACGGCAAGAACACATTGCGCTGGTTGTGGGAGAACCAGTTTGCGGCAATCGCGAGTGACAGTCCAGCTTTTGAACCGGCGCCGCTGTTTAGGCCCGAGCAGGGGGTTGGACATGAGGTGACGCTGCATCAGTGGTGTCTGAGTGCGTGGGGAATGCCGATCGGGGAGTActttgatctggaagagcTTGCAAAATATTGtagggagaaggggaggtGGAGTTTCTTCTTGAGCAGTATTCCGCTTAAGGTTTGTTATTTACCTTTTTCattttatattttttttgtttcttaTTTTGTTTTGGGCTATGTAGTTTGCTGCAATTGCTGA
- a CDS encoding chromatin-binding exonuclease XRN1 (transcript_id=CADANIAT00004228), with the protein MGVPKFFRWLSERYPAISMLIAENRIPEFDNLYLDMNGIIHNCTHKDSDSPTFRMTEDKMFIAIFNYIEHLYGKIKPKKLFFMAVDGVAPRAKMNQQRARRFRTALDAEQAKEKAIAQGIEMPKEDPFDSNCITPGTEFMAKLTEQLKYFISKKISEDKDWQGVEIVLSGHEVPGEGEHKIMEYIRHAKAQPGYDPNVRHCLYGLDADLIMLGLLSHDPHFCLLREEVTFGRQVQKKPKELEHQNFYLLHLCMVREYLQLEFQELEEEGIIDFPYEFERVIDDFILMAFFVGNDFLPNLPNLHINEGALSLMFKVYKEVLPKMGGYINEQGTINLQRLGVLLDALSHVEYRFFEAEYSDATWMRAKQSADNGADVDAKPKTFTVTPDQKNILKTVKKYVLNRPGKAADSKPLDFPPTLPARDRKFVEQLADDLRLPWSTVSNDDGDRFIRIQFPSNENDDSEEEEDEEASMAVRRVIRKYENAKVQELSAEEALAAAQKKYEEKFQDWKDKYYMEKFGWGLDNHEEMRKLTENYVQGLQWVLFYYYRGIASWPWFFNSHYAPMISDVKKGLNADMNFRLGRPFRPYDQLMGVLPDRSKKIVPKAYHDLMSSPDSPIIDFYPRDFELDMNGKKMEWEAVVKIPFIDERRLLDALATREHLLTPEEKARNGFGVSLKFTYSPDTEYIYPSSLPGVFPDIPNCRCIQNVFDLPTMDGLEPYVGLVEGVHLGASALAGFPSLKTLPHAGQLGFHGVCVFQQESRNESMVITVLDPGSRSSSELAKKKLGQRVFVGYPFLQEALVTRVSDELFDYTLPAGEEHPLATPHSDAQIEQWKKKADKIEGIYSRRFGTIIGPVEAMVHVQLLKGLIKTDSGATVKEFADIPGQETDYALQLVVDEVINPDERFIEREALPVEKEFPEGSRAFFLGEFNYGRPVHITGHDDGKVNGLIAVIKGREPEFGRERARNAEALSPYMPAFAVARILQLNPLTLAKITSSFSVDVDGQRVNLGLNLKFEARKQKVLGYSRRSESGWEFSAKAIGLVEQYMLKFPQFIAGIQRNPRNDRYQPTDFYPPDIALDKINEIKAWLKEIESKNFERVPLEAEQLDSDVVKLIEQDADQLVKTQPPMEAKKIRDIPRSALLRPADVEHRLGNQTFKLGDRVVYAQDSGKVPIATRGTVVGLTRTPRAILLDVVFDVAFMSGTTLGDRCSPFRGQTVLASSVLNLSYRQLVASTRAAVNQKQQNQPSPLTVKGYGAPLGPGGQGQLKEAPAPPPLRGSFRGALSGARGGRGDANGTATLPFRPHPETNGSARGSRGRGRGGGVARGRGGYVSVDNSDPNAGVVQNNPNFRPKNYSQVPPPSGLEYRGRGRGRGARGGDRGNGYRGRGSHRGRGAAATAGQ; encoded by the exons ATGGGTGTTCCCAAGTTCTTCCGCTGGTTGAGCGAACGGTATCCCGCGATCTCCATGTTGATCGCGGAGAACCGGATACCAGAGTTCGACAACCTGTATCTTGATATGAACGGCATTATTCACAACTGCACACACAAGGACAGTGACTCTCCAACGTTTCGAATGACTGAGGATAAAATGTTTATAGCCATCTTCAACTATATTGAACATCTCTACGGCAAGATCAAACCAAAGAAACTCTTCTTCATGGCCGTGGATGGTGTCGCCCCACGTGCGAAAATGAATCAACAGCGTGCGCGACGCTTCCGAACGGCTTTAGATGCCGAacaggcgaaggagaaggctaTTGCCCAAGGAATTGAGATGCCGAAGGAAGATCCCTTTGACAGCAACTGCATTACCCCGGGCACAGAATTCATGGCGAAGCTTACGGAACAGCTTAAATATTTTATCAGCAAGAAAATCTCTGAGGATAAAGACTGGCAAGGCGTGGAAATTGTACTTTCCGGGCATGAAGTGccaggcgaaggagaacacAAGATCATGGAGTACATCCGACATGCAAAAGCGCAGCCCGGATACGACCCAAACGTGCGCCATTGCTTATATGGTCTCGATGCCGATCTGATTATGCTGGGACTCCTCAGCCATGACCCTCACTTTTGTCTTCTCCGTGAGGAGGTGACTTTCGGTCGCCAGGTGCAGAAAAAGCCCAAGGAGCTAGAGCATCAGAACTTTTACCTTCTACATCTATGCATGGTCAGAGAGTATCTGCAATTAGAGTTccaggagttggaggaagaagggattATAGATTTCCCGTACGAATTCGAGCGTGTGATTGACGACTTCATTCTGATGGCGTTCTTCGTTGGGAACGATTTCTTACCTAATCTGCCAAACCTCCATATCAACGAGGGTGCGCTGTCGCTGATGTTTAAGGTTTACAAAGAGGTTCTGCCTAAGATGGGCGGCTACATCAACGAGCAGGGTACCATCAATTTACAGCGACTTGGTGTGCTTCTGGATGCCTTGAGCCACGTGGAGTACCGGTTCTTTGAGGCTGAGTACTCCGACGCGACATGGATGCGAGCGAAACAGAGTGCTGATAACGGCGCGGATGTGGATGCTAAACCGAAGACATTCACTGTCACGCCTGATCAGAAAAACATTCTCAAGACTGTCAAGAAGTATGTTCTGAACAGACCTGGAAAGGCAGCAGATTCAAAGCCTCTTGACTTTCCACCCACGCTCCCAGCCAGGGACCGCAAATTCGTGGAGCAGCTTGCGGACGATCTACGGTTGCCCTGGAGTACTGTCTCGAATGACGATGGAGACCGGTTCATTCGAATTCAATTTCCATCCAATGAAAAcgatgacagcgaagaagaggaggatgaggaggcttCTATGGCGGTTCGGCGAGTTATTCGCAAATATGAGAACGCCAAAGTCCAAGAGCTCTCAGCTGAGGAGGCATTAGCGGCTGCCCAGAAGAAATACGAAGAGAAGTTCCAAGATTGGAAAGACAAGTATTATATGGAAAAATTCGGCTGGGGATTGGACAACCACGAGGAGATGCGAAAATTGACCGAAAATTATGTACAAGGCCTTCAGTGGGTTTTATTTTACTATTATCGTGGCATCgcttcctggccttggttCTTCAATTCGCATTACGCGCCTATGATCTCAG ATGTAAAAAAGGGTTTGAATGCGGATATGAACTTCCGACTCGGAAGGCCATTTAGGCCTTATGATCAGCTCATGGGGGTGCTTCCCGATCGGAGCAAGAAAATTGTACCTAAGGCATACCACGATCTCATGTCCTCGCCAGATTCTCCTATTATCGACTTTTACCCACGTGACTTCGAACTTGATATGAACGGGAAAAAGATGGAATGGGAAGCTGTCGTCAAGATCCCATTCATTGACGAACGTCGCCTCTTAGATGCCCTTGCGACAAGGGAGCACCTTCTAACACCAGAGGAGAAGGCCCGAAATGGCTTCGGTGTTAGCCTCAAGTTCACGTACTCGCCAGATACAGAGTACATCTATCCTTCCTCCTTGCCTGGAGTTTTCCCGGACATCCCTAACTGCCGCTGCATCCAAAATGTCTTTGACTTACCGACGATGGACGGCCTTGAGCCGTACGTCGGACTTGTTGAAGGAGTTCATCTTGGAGCATCAGCTCTTGCCGGGTTTCCCAGCCTGAAAACATTGCCTCACGCTGGCCAACTAGGTTTCCATGGGGTCTGTGTCTTCCAGCAAGAAAGTCGCAACGAAAGCATGGTAATTACAGTACTTGACCCGGGAAGCCGGTCAAGTTCTGAACTGGCTAAGAAAAAACTTGGCCAACGAGTCTTTGTGGGTTATCCATTCCTACAAGAAGCACTTGTCACCCGCGTGTCCGATGAACTATTTGACTATACTCTTCCCGCCGGAGAAGAGCATCCTCTTGCCACACCTCATTCGGATGCTCAGATTGAGCAGTGGAAAAAGAAGGCGGACAAGATCGAAGGCATCTACAGCAGGAGATTCGGTACTATTATCGGCCCAGTTGAGGCTATGGTTCATGTTCAACTCCTGAAGGGTCTTATCAAAACTGACTCCGGTGCTACCGTCAAAGAATTTGCGGACATTCCTGGACAAGAGACAGATTATGCATTGCAACTTGTTGTCGACGAAGTAATCAACCCTGATGAACGGTTcattgaaagagaagcccTCCCGGTCGAAAAAGAGTTTCCGGAAGGATCGCGCGCCTTCTTCCTTGGCGAGTTTAACTACGGAAGACCTGTTCATATCACTGGTCACGATGATGGTAAAGTTAACGGACTTATTGCTGTTATCAAGGGCCGGGAGCCCGAGTTTGGAAGAGAACGTGCGCGAAACGCGGAGGCTCTTTCTCCCTACATGCCAGCCTTTGCAGTTGCGCGGATCCTGCAGCTGAATCCCTTGACTTTGGCTAAAATCACGTCTTCATTCTCAGTGGACGTCGATGGTCAACGTGTCAACTTGGGTCTCAACCTTAAATTTGAGGCTAGGAAGCAGAAGGTTCTTGGTTATTCCCGCCGATCTGAGTCGGGCTGGGAGTTCAGTGCAAAGGCAATTGGACTGGTAGAGCAGTACATGCTCAAATTCCCTCAATTTATCGCGGGTATCCAGCGTAACCCTCGCAATGACAGATATCAGCCTACCGATTTCTATCCTCCCGATATCGCTCTTGACAAGATAAATGAGATCAAAGCTTGGCTCAAGGAAATTGAGTCGAAGAATTTCGAACGGGTCCCTCTAGAAGCGGAGCAGCTCGATTCAGATGTTGTGAAGCTTATCGAGCAAGACGCCGACCAACTAGTGAAAACCCAGCCGCCTATGGAAGCCAAGAAAATTCGTGATATTCCTCGGAGTGCGCTTCTTCGGCCAGCTGACGTTGAACATCGACTTGGAAACCAAACTTTCAAACTTGGAGATCGTGTTGTGTATGCTCAGGATTCCGGCAAAGTGCCCATAGCTACTCGAGGAACTGTGGTCGGGCTTACTCGAACGCCAAGAGCCATTTTGCTTGATGTTGTCTTTGACGTCGCATTCATGAGCGGCACAACTCTTGGGGACCGATGCTCTCCCTTCCGAGGGCAAACGGTACTGGCGTCTTCTGTACTGAATCTCTCGTATCGACAGCTCGTTGCTAGTACCAGAGCAGCTGTCAaccagaagcagcagaatcAGCCCTCTCCTCTGACGGTAAAGGGCTATGGCGCGCCTCTGGGTCCCGGTGGTCAAGGGCAGCTGAAAGAAGCTCCCGCTCCGCCTCCACTTCGAGGCTCATTTCGAGGAGCATTGTCCGGGGCGAGAGGTGGACGTGGCGACGCCAACGGTACGGCAACCCTACCTTTCCGGCCGCATCCTGAAACGAACGGCTCAGCTCGCGGCAGTagaggccgaggccgcggAGGAGGCGTGGCGCGTGGACGAGGTGGCTATGTTTCAGTCGATAACAGTGATCCCAACGCCGGTGTTGTCCAAAATAACCCCAACTTCCGGCCGAAGAACTATTCGCAAGTACCACCGCCCAGTGGGCTGGAGTATCGCGGACGAGGCAGAGGCCGAGGCGCCCGTGGCGGAGATCGAGGAAACGGTTATCGCGGTCGCGGCAGCCATCGTGGAAGAGGAGCCGCTGCCACAGCTGGACAGTGA
- a CDS encoding uncharacterized protein (transcript_id=CADANIAT00004229), whose amino-acid sequence MPRGGFHPVELRVQVLTLSAIGFSTEKISKSLNLSPRTVQSIVKKGRDRGYRPEVSLRVQLEFVEDRKRSGRPVEITEATQNTVITSVTADRAGREKSSEILAYEAGISHSSVLRILHSHGFVIAKPSWKPGLTEAARLRRLEFCLAHQHWTLEDWKRVIFTDETGVILGHRRGAIRVWRTVKDSHTRNCVRRRWKACSDFMVWGCFSYDKKGPLHIYKPETAAMRKQADIEIEAMNRELEPLCREEWELATGLSRVHLRPNRGRVPKWNWNEKNARLPTVTESSSMSIKQKTCKRSLTGLAIHQDLNAIEPCWAWMKKRTTSRGAPRDKKTGEAEWRQAWADLPQETIQHWIERLIRHIQIVIELEGGNEYKEGREDRDTRSWAGRRIKGRLSPRVDLALQPIEAPE is encoded by the exons atgccTCGCGGCGGCTTTCATCCAGTAGAACTCCGTGTCCAAGTTCTTACTTTATCAGCTATCGGATTtagtacagagaagatctcaaaatctttgaatctctctcctcgtacggtccagagcatcgtaaagaaaggcagagatcgtGGCTACCGGCCGGAAGTAAGCCTGCGCgtgcagcttgaatttgttgaggatagaaaGCGATCTGGCCGGCCTGTTGAGATTACTGAAGCTACTCAGAATACTGTTATTACTTCAGTAActgcagatcgagcagggCGCGAGAAATCATcagaaattcttgcttatgaagctggtatctcccattcttctgttcttcgtatccttcattctcatggctttgttattgcaaaaccttcctggaagcctggtctgactgaagctgctcgtcttaggcgtcttgaattctgccttgcccaccaacATTGGACAttagaagactggaaacgcgtgATCTttaccgacgagactggtGTTATTCTTGGCCACCGCCGCGGAGCAATACGAGTGTGGAGGACTGTGAAAGATTCACATACAAGGAATTGTGtacggaggcgctggaaggcctgctctgacttcatggtatGGGGTTGCTTCTCATATGATAAGAAGGGCCCTTTACATATCTACAAGCcggagactgctgccatgcggaagcaggcagatatagagatTGAAGCCATGAATCGTGAGCTGGAACCTCTATGccgggaggaatgggagttgGCTACAGGTCTTTCTCGTGTTCATTTACGCCCAAATCGCGGCCGTGTTCCTaaatggaattggaacgagaagaacg CGCGCCTGCCCACTGTCaccgaatccagcagcatgtctataaagcagaagacgtgcaaaagatccttgactggcctggcaATTCACCAGGATCTCAACGCAATTgagccgtgctgggcttggatgaagaagcgtaCAACATCCCGCGGTGCGCCCCGCGAtaagaagacaggagaagcagaatggaGGCAGGCTTGGGCGGATCTCCCACAGGAGACTATACAACACTGGATTGAGCGTCTAATTCGTCATATTCAGATTGTTATCGAGCTAGAAGGGGGTAATGAATACAAGGAGGGCCGTGAGGATCGCGATACGCGTAGTTGGGCAGGCAGGCGGATTAAAGGGCGACTATCACCACGTGTAGACCTCGCTCTACAGCCAATAGAGGcccctgaatag
- a CDS encoding protein prwA (transcript_id=CADANIAT00004230), giving the protein MESYEDGFIEEQEEQEEERTEEKIINEEYKTWKKNAPFLYDMILSTALEWPTLTTQWLPDKQDASDKPYSTHRLLLGTHTSSDAQNYLQIAQVQLPNPNAPNPDDYDEERGEIGGYGGSSKKAPMEINFKIVQKIDHKGEVNKARVMIWDRSKHQSVPTGTVNPQMELLGHKQEGFGLSWSPHVAGHLATGRDLTTYTKNNKALQPVRTYTHHSSIVNDVQHHPLHSSLIGTVSDDITLQILDTRVAETTRAAATAEGQHRDAINAIAFNPAAETVLATGSADKTIGLWDLRNLKTKLHTLENHTDSVTSISWHPFEEAVLASASYDRKIMFWDLSRAGEEQTPEDAQDGPPELLFMHGGHTNRISDFSWNLNDPWVLCSAAEDNLLQVWKVADAIVGKDMEDVPTEELEP; this is encoded by the exons ATGGAGTCTTACGAGGATG GTTTTATcgaggaacaggaagagcaggaggaggagcgcaccgaagagaagataataaATGAAG AGTACAAAACATGGAAAAAGAACGCCCCCTTCCTTTACGATATGATTCTCAGCACGGCACTAGAGTGGCCGACGCTAACAACACAATGGCTGCCCGACAAGCAAGA TGCTTCGGACAAGCCGTATTCCACTCACCGTCTGCTCCTGGGCACGCACACCTCCAGCGACGCACAAAATTATCTTCAGATTGCGCAGGTTCAACTACCCAACCCCAACGCTCCCAATCCCGATGATTACGATGAGGAGCGTGGGGAGATTGGTGGCTATGGCGGCAGCTCCAAAAAAGCTCCGATGGAGATCAATTTCAAGATTGTGCAGAAGATCGACCACAAGGGCGAAGTAAACAAGGCTCG AGTCATGATCTGGGACCGCTCAAAACATCAGAGTGTCCCGACGGGAACAGTGAATCCTCAAATGGAACTTCTTGGGCATAAGCAAGAAGGATTCGGACTAAGTTGGAGCCCTCATGTTGCAGGCCACCTCGCTACTG GTAGGGATTTAACAACTTACACGAAGAACAACAAAGCCCTGCAGCCGGTCCGAACTTATACTCATCATTCCTCTATTGTTAATGACGttcaacaccatcctctCCACTCCTCTCTCATCGGAACCGTCTCAGACGACATCACTCTTCAAATTCTCGATACTCGAGTTGCAGAAACTACTCGTGCCGCTGCAACGGCTGAAGGCCAGCATCGTGATGCCATCAATGCGATTGCTTTTAACCCTGCCGCCGAAACGGTCCTGGCCACAGGATCTGCGGACAAGACTATCGGCCTATGGGATCTACGTAACCTGAAGACGAAGCTACACACACTCGAGAACCATACCGACTCCGTCACATCGATCTCCTGGCATCCGTTCGAAGAGGCCGTTCTGGCTAGTGCAAGCTACGACCGTAAGATCATGTTCTGGGATTTGAGTCGAGCGGGCGAGGAGCAGACGCCCGAAGATGCTCAGGATGGGCCACCTGAGCT ACTTTTTATGCACGGCGGCCACACCAATCGTATTTCGGATTTCAGTTGGAATCTCAATGATCCCTGGGTGCTCTGCTCTGCCGCAGAAGACAACCTTTTGCAAGTCTGGAAAGTTGCTGATGCAATTGTTGGTAAGGACATGGAGGACGTGCCGACCGAGGAATTGGAGCCTTAA
- a CDS encoding GTP cyclohydrolase I (transcript_id=CADANIAT00004231): MGSGSPPLGPKPKAIPSHLLNGGSPLAGSVASRDVRERESLNTSIRSSFAPRVPVEFDQPESESHPTELASSYDSPRRRSSVTKPSLHDPARDPRDEAALTPPATTGSPTSPYALTPAIDFDGLSWPCPGTRARLESTPEENEARIKKLSGAVRTILECLGEDPDREGLRETPDRYAKAMLYFTKGYEENVRDLVNGAVFHEDHDELVIVKDIDVFSLCEHHMVPFTGKMHIGYIPDRRVLGLSKLARLAEMFSRRLQVQERLTKQVALAISEVLKPRGVGVVMESSHLCMVMRGVQKTSSSTTTSCMLGCMRSSAKTREEFLTLLNRK; the protein is encoded by the exons ATGGGATCTGGTTCTCCTCCCTTGGGCCCAAAGCCCAAGGCCATCCCTTCTCACCTGCTGAACGGCGGGTCTCCTCTTGCTGGGTCCGTCGCGTCGAGGGATGTCCGCGAGCGGGAGAGTTTGAATACTTCTATCCGCTCGTCTTTCGCTCCTCGTGTTCCCGTGGAGTTCGATCAGCCTGAGTCAGAGTCGCATCCGACCGAACTTGCTAGCAGCTACGATAGCCCTCGTCGCAGATCTTCTGTGACTAA GCCTTCATTACATGACCCAGCCCGCGACCCCAGAGACGAAGCTGCCCTCACCCCGCCGGCAACGACCGGTAGCCCCACCAGCCCGTATGCGCTGACACCTGCGATTGATTTTGATGGCCTAAGCTGGCCAT GCCCCGGAACACGGGCACGGCTTGAGTCAACCCCAGAGGAAAATGAGGCGCGGATTAAGAAGCTCTCGGGGGCTGTGCGGACAATCCTTGAATGTCTTGGTGAAGACCCCGATAGGGAGGGTCTCCGAGAAACACCTGACCGGTATGCGAAAGCTATGCTCTACTTTACCAAGGGATACGAGGAGAACGTGCGGGACCTTGTCAACGGCGCGGTCTTCCATGAGGACCATGATGAATTGGTTATTGTCAAGGATATTGATGTATTCTCCTTGTGCGAGCATCATATGGTGCCTTTCACCGGAAAG ATGCACATTGGCTACATCCCGGACCGCCGCGTCCTCGGTCTCTCCAAGCTTGCCCGCCTAGCGGAAATGTTTTCCCGCCGCCttcaggtgcaggagcgcTTAACGAAACAGGTTGCCCTCGCTATTTCAGAAGTTCTCAAGCCGCGAGGCGTCGGCGTGGTCATGGAATCGTCGCATCTTTGCATGGTTATGCGCGGAGTCCAaaagacgagcagcagcacaaCAACCAGTTGCATGCTCGGATGCATGCGCTCCAGCGCGAAGACCCGCGAGGAATTCCTCACCCTCTTGAACAGGAAATAA